One window of the Pyrus communis chromosome 17, drPyrComm1.1, whole genome shotgun sequence genome contains the following:
- the LOC137722944 gene encoding bifunctional TH2 protein, mitochondrial-like, which translates to MRRLFPPNPIKTPTLFNSLRLRFNSLRSHCANSMALPPPKSAMASAVVDIEAGLARRFWIKFNRESIFAMYTPFSLCLASGNLKIETFRNYVAQDVHFLKAFAHAYELAEDCADDDDAKPVISELRKAVRQELKMHDSFVKGWGLQGAKETPINSAAVKYTDFLLATASGKVEGVKGPGKLATPFERTKVAAYTLGAMTPCMRLYAFLGKEFKALLDPNEDSHPYLKWIDNYSSESFQASAVQTEELLDKLSVSLTGEELDIIEKLYRQAMKLEIEFFSAQPLVQPTVVPLIKEHNPAEDRLVIFSDFDLTCTIVDSSAILAEIAIVTAPKSDKKSDQHQPENQIARMSSADLRNTWGLLSRQYTEEYEQCIESIVPTEKAVFDFEKLHKALEKLSDFERKANNRVTKSGVLKGLNLEDIKRAGERLILQDGCINFFQKIVKSENLNTNVHVLSYCWCGDLIRSAFSSGGLPELDVHANEFTFKESISTGDIVKKVESPINKVQSFKEILKNCSNDRKNLTVYIGDSVGDLLCLLEADIGIVIGSSSSLRRVATQFGVSFVPLFAGLVKKQKECTDGRSSNWKGLTGILYTVNSWAEIHAFILGC; encoded by the exons ATGCGCAGACTCTTCCCTCCAAACCCAATCAAAACCCCAACTCTCTTCAACTCCCTCCGTCTGCGATTCAACTCGCTCCGATCCCACTGTGCCAACTCAATGGCCTTACCTCCGCCGAAGTCAGCCATGGCTTCCGCCGTCGTCGACATCGAGGCGGGTCTCGCCCGCCGCTTCTGGATCAAGTTCAACCGAGAATCGATTTTCGCTATGTACACTCCCTTCTCGCTCTGTTTGGCTTCTGGGAATCTCAAGATTGAAACTTTCCGCAATTATGTTGCCCAAGATGTTCACTTTCTCAAGGCCTTCGCTCACGC GTATGAATTGGCAGAAGATTGTGCAGACGATGATGATGCAAAGCCTGTGATTTCTGAGTTGAGGAAGGCAGTTCGGCAGGAGCTGAAAATGCATGATTCGTTTGTGAAG GGATGGGGTTTACAGGGTGCTAAAGAGACCCCTATCAACTCTGCTGCTGTGAAGTACACAGATTTCTTATTGGCAACAGCCTCTGGAAAAGTTGAAGGAGTCAAGGGTCCTGGTAAACTTGCAACTCCATTTGAAAGAACCAAAGTTGCTGCTTACACCCTTGGCGCTATGACTCCTTGCATGAGACTGTATGCCTTTCTTGGTAAAGAGTTCAAGGCCCTTCTAGATCCCAACGAAGACAGTCACCCGTACTTGAAGTGGATTGACAATTATTCTTCTGAAAGTTTTCAG GCATCAGCTGTACAAACCGAAGAGTTGCTCGATAAACTAAGCGTCTCTTTGACAGGCGAGGAACTTGACATAATCGAAAAGCTTTATCGCCAAGcaatgaaacttgaaatagaGTTCTTCTCTGCTCAGCCCCTTGTTCAGCCAACTGTAGTTCCTCTGATCAAAGAGCATAACCCTGCAGAAGATCGGCTCGTGATATTTTCTGATTTTGACTTGACTTGCACAATTGTCGATTCATCTGCCATTTTGGCTGAAATTGCAATAGTAACAGCACCAAAATCTGATAAAAAATCTGATCAACATCAACCTGAAAATCAGATTGCTCGGATGTCATCAGCTGATCTCAGGAATACATGGGGTCTTCTTTCCAGGCAGTACACAGAAGAGTATGAGCAATGCATAGAAAGCATCGTTCCCACTGAAAAAG CGGTGTTTGACTTTGAAAAGTTGCATAAAGCACTAGAGAAACTTTCAGATTTTGAGAGGAAGGCAAATAATAGAGTTACAAAGTCTGGAGTGCTCAAGGGTCTTAATCTTGAAGATATAAAAAGAGCTGGTGAACGTCTCATTCTTCAAGATGGttgtattaatttcttccaGAAAATTGTCAAGAGTGAAAACTTGAATACAAATGTTCATGTTCTTTCATACTGTTGGTGTGGTGATCTCATAAGGTCGGCCTTTTCATCAG GTGGTTTACCCGAGCTGGATGTGCATGCAAATGAGTTTACTTTTAAGGAATCCATATCCACAGGTGACATTGTTAAGAAGGTGGAGTCTCCTATTAACAAGGTTCAATCTTTCAaagaaatattgaaaaattgcaGCAATGACAGAAAGAACTTGACCGTTTACATTGGAGACTCAGTGGGTGATTTACTCTGTCTGCTGGAGGCAGATATTGGTATCGTAATTGGGTCAAGTTCAAGCCTTAGGAGAGTGGCGACTCAGTTTGGGGTATCTTTTGTTCCTTTGTTCGCGGGTTTAGTTAAGAAACAGAAAGAATGCACAGATGGAAGGTCTTCTAATTGGAAAGGGTTAACCGGTATTCTTTACACAGTGAATAGTTGGGCAGAAATACATGCCTTCATTTTGGGTTGTTAg